DNA sequence from the Coffea eugenioides isolate CCC68of chromosome 9, Ceug_1.0, whole genome shotgun sequence genome:
GAGCAATATAGGCATTGCTAATGAGTTGTTGATAATTGAATAATTATATTGTACAACGTAGGCAGAGCGTGCAACAATTTCAACACACTGTAATAAGGATgcatatcatgtattttcacTATCACCCCAGGTGACAAGCTTTTATCATTACTCCATATATATGGTGTcttgttaattggatatttCGACAGCGTATATCATTAACCGTATGTATCATTAACTGTATTGACTGATTTGTCATCGTTACGTATTTCAGGAAAGAAATAGCACCTTGGGATTGCGACTAACTATTGACATCAACTCCCCTCAGTTGCAGGTTGATGAATGATGTGTacctacaatttttatgaataCAAAACAATTGGTTATTCCAAACAATTGAGTTTGTTGCTCTCCGTCCCCAAGTTCACTTCATTTACTGATGTTCGTACTTGTCCAGAAAAGATATTGTTCAATTTCGATCGGTTCCGTATTGTAAGCTTGTTTTAATGTACAATCTCTCAATGAATTATGCTTGTTGATTGTAATTCTAAAATTACTTCAAACATTAGGTGTCTAGCACCAGATTTGCAGTGTCTAGCACCAGATTTTTCAGACATGAAGGTGTCTAGAACCAGATTTGTGGTGTTCGTGGACGAACATTTACTAAATGCAGCCATGTCGTCCCTACCAGGGAATGCCGCATATGTACGTTACAAGAAGTTAATAAACTGTTACAACTTATTGATGTGCTTGTACAGGCACCTTGTCATGTTCGTCTATGTTAAAACTTAGATATGTGGCTTATAATTGTGTTAATGATGAGTATTACAGATAGTATTACAGGCACTTCAATAGGTATTACTCCTTTAGTACGGAAATGAAGTTACAATTGGCGTCTCGGATTGGTTCCACACGACCACATGCCAAGTAACAGTTTCGCAAAAGAACATGATATTTCATTGGGACAACTAATTTGAAAGTGGGGTAACTAAtatttaaaatgcaacaaatagtCATAACGAGATGTACAGATTGAGTTACAACGAGTTACGTGTATGTTACAATTCATTACAACAATGAATTGGCAATCGGCAGCTTTTCGTCTTCTCTAGTTAAAACTAGTGATTTTACAACTAATGATATTTCCCGATATTACAACTAGTGATACTACAGTTATTTAACGTCCGATgaacctttcctcttctcttgtttgtgCAATTGCTCTTGGCACCAACAATAATTCCTTCTCTCGACACATTAAATTTCTTAGACACTTAATATAGAGATGATCATTTCGAACCCTACAACATTACATGTAGCGAGGCCTTCTCGAACATCTCATTAAAATAGCGAGATCTTCCCGAACATTAAGCAAACCTGGATGCGTTTAATTGGCTCCCAAGACTTGGTTTAAAACTGAACACTGTATTGATGAGACTGTAATCCTTGTTGTAGGGAGGTTGAAGATAGCAAAAAATGAATCGAGTACACAGATCCATTGCCACTTTAATATGAAGAGAAATTTGAAGTGTGAAATTGAATAATAATACGGACGAAAATGAAAGGGGGACGAACAAACTGGAGTCTTGTCTGTGTAAGGGATATACACCTGCAAGGGGGTTCTTTTATAGTCCGCAATACCCTctaatatggtaaaatatcagACCCCAACATATATGAGACCAACTAGTACATCACAGGAATGGAATCTGTTTACTCAAATACAGCGCATGGACCATACAATCTTGTTAAGTTCAATAAACATAATATTTGGATGTAGCAAGGTGATTATGTTACAAGGCTCCGATGTTACAATCTCGAATGCAGTTACATTTTTATCATACAAGCTTACTGTCACATGTGCTGGTAGAATTTACTTGACTGATTGCATAATGGTGCTCTTCTTTGTTGCATGTGTAGACTTGTTCTTTATCTCAATGTCAAGGCCTCCTAAAATGCGAAGAACATGTATTTAATATGATTTCATATCTATTGTTGTGTAACAAATTGTTAACCAATTTGTAACAGTTTTCAAACACACTGTAATTAATAGTTTTCAAGCACCACTGTATTAATTTTCGAACACACTTTAACATTCTATTAACTATTTTATAACAGTTTTCAAATACACTGTAACTTaccaataactattttgtaacactCTTCAAACACACTGTAACTAATAGTAACAATAACAGTTCTGTATTAATTTTTAAACACTGTAACACTACAAAAACTATTTTGTAATACTCTTCAAACATACcgtaactttccaataactattttgtaacactCTTCAAACACACTGTTGCTTCCTTGCTCAGTTGTTGTCATGGTGGCCCCTTGTTGCAATCCCTGACTGATGTTATCAGGCACAACTGATGAGGTATAAATTGGATTCTCCATGTCCATTACATCTTCATTCAGCTCTGGAAGTTCTCTGGTTTCAATAATTGTCCTCGTAATTGCATCGTTTTCTTCATACTGCGCTGCATTATGCTCATCTTCTTCAAACCATTTCTCATCAATTTCATCAGCATCATCATCTTTATCGTTGCCCCCTTTTTCAGCAGATTGAAATTCTAGCTCTTCTTCGGTATCAGGACTCGTGTACATTGTATAGTTCTCATGTatagatttttttcctttgtccaATGCTTCAGGCCCAGAAGTGGAAGCTTTTGCTCTCGAATGAGAACACAATATTTCTGCAATCTTTAATATCCTTCATTGGTTATTAACAGCAATGTTATACAGCTCATTTAACTCAGCCTGCAGTTACATCACAACATTACCAATCCATAAATGAGCCACTTGCTCTCAAGAATGGAAAACAAtacatgtatatacatatatgaaCAACTTCGTTAGCTTGGCAGATAGGCTGATATTTGAAAGTGATtccaattttggcattttcaaaaTGCCTTCCTGCGAGCATCAAGGTGACACACAGGGTTGGGGATTTCAGTTCCATTACTGATCCATTTATGTTCACGTCGAAGCAAACTTCAAATCTTGggttaaaaaataaattggCCGATACATGGCAAGAGTAATTTAAAAACTCACAACTGCTATGGGTTCAACGATGTAACGTTCCATCTTATTCTTTGCGACACCTTTCCCACCCCAATTTAGCAGGCGGGCAAACATGTCAATGACCTGATCctcaatcaattttttcaattaaatattAGCAAATAAATAATATAGAGGTACTGTATCATTGGTCACAAGGCAGCTTGGAAAAGTAAGCTAATCATGGccatcaaatttaaattcctaaCCCGATTCGAGACATGCATGCCATTGCCAAGTGTCTTCAAATCAACGCGTGTTAGGGAGAACTGGAACATTTGAACCAATATGTCCCTACCATTGCATTACACAAAATCTTACAATAATTAGTTGGTACAATAAGCAACTCTGTACAGCTTAATAAAATGATAGAAAATGCTGATATCGAACTAAAGCCTTGGTGAGAAACTTACTTGGGATTCTTGTTTGGGTCCCATGCGTAGGCAGCAACCCTTTTCTCATATAAGTTAACTGTCACATGTGCCGGCAGGATATACTCGGTCGACCTTAACATCGTGCTCTTCTTCATTGCTCGAGTAGGCCTTTGCTCAACTTCCTTCCCTGACACAATCGAAGACAAGGATTAAGGATTTCAGAGCTTGTGTTATAACTGGAGACTGTAAAAATGGGTGTTGTGCATGTAACTTGAGGTCAACGTATTTGTAATAACCAATGAACACTTTGTAACTGTTCATTAGATTATATATCTAATATATGCAAGTAAATTCTCAAAATACTCTCTAAAACTATTCTGTATCGTACATTTATTTATTAACCATGAAAATATAGACAAAAATATTTAACCAACCTTGTCGATTTCGACCATATGAACGTAGCCTTCTCGGAGTGTTTGCATCAAATGCAGGATTTTCATGCTGACTGGGATTTGACGGTTGTTTCTCTAGACAATTATCTTCACCACATTCACGGCTGTGACTATTATGCAGCTCCTGTTGTTATTGATCTTCTATGTTCGCATGCAGCTTCTTGTTCATCTCTAAGAAATCATTGTTTACTTCAGCTGGACGTCTACTTTCAACACCCGTGACTGTCCTCATTGGTGTCACAGTGCTCGAAGATGGGCAAGGACCTTCATCCGTTTGCTCATTGTTATTTGTCACTGTACCTTTACCATTTCTGTGGTCCTCTCCCTCACTCTGCCCACTCACATTCATAGCATCATCTGTTGCTCTACCACCTCCTTCACCATCGCTAGCCTGAAGGTTTTCATTATGATCTTTGGCACCCGCATCTTCATTATCATCTTTCTCGTTTTCTTCACCATCATGTCCTTCTTCTGCAGATTCATATTCAGATCCTTCTTTGCAATCGGTATCCCGGTACATTGCCACCTTCTGGTCCTTATTTTTTTCCTCCGTATACAATGATTCGACCAGATTGCATGCTGCTTTTCCCTGCTTTTCCCTGACGTGCCATTTCTTTCTCATATGCTTTTTTCTCTTTCAGGTACTCCTCTTTTCGTTTCATCATGTCTTCCTTACTCAACTCATTGTATGCTGCTCGGGCAATATTATTATACTGCATTGTAATATCACTCACGTTAAACTCATCTACTTCTTGTGTCCTCACTTATATTCCATATACTTCTTTCTAAATAGTAGATTGCTTGCTTTCTTTATTATGATGGATATGCATACCTCTGTCACCTTCACTCCTTTCGCCAAAACCTTACATTGATACTCTTTCCTGCCCACAAAGTCCAGTGAAACAAATTTAATACTGCTGTTAAATAATGATTGCTATTTTCTATTACCTACAATCCGACCTGAATTTCATCCATGGATTCAACGGTGGAAGTGGTTCCGCAATCTCACTTGTTCCTGCTACCTCCATTTGCTCATCTTCAGCTGTGTTTGTGgccatttttttccttcttttccctgCCTTCTTCCCACTGCAATATGCCGATAAATTATCACCAACTTCACTTTTTGAGTGCTATACAAATTGTGAGACACAAACATTAGCCACTTACATATTAAGTGATTTAGATGAAGCCTCGGGTTCTTTGCCACCAAACTCTCTTACTGGCTCATCTCTACCACCTTGGCCACTTGAAGTTCTCGATCTTTTTCCTGCCATCTGAACTAAGAGTTATACAACTGCACTTCAGTTCTATTATGCTTCCCAGATTATTCTGAATGCATTACAAAGTAATAACATATATAATACATCATTCTCAAATCTCAATAACAATACTTTTAAAAACTTGTAACTTTCCTTCCACACTATGTTTGCCAAAATTAACAGTGAGTTAATTATTCTACGGGGCAAATTCCACTTATGATCTACTCTCACtcatttatcattttttacACAATCgacttcttcttctatttcttgttCTACTGTACACATATGAGTTATGTATCAATTGTGAGTTACCAATTGAACAATTATGTAATATACTATTTTACAGAGTAGTTCTTATATTGTAATTGCTAAGTCACTGCGTGTTACACTTATCCAACTTCATGTTCAGTCACACAAGAGGAGCAAAACTTGTAATCTTTTTTTCACACTCAGTATGTCAAACTGAACACTATATAAATCATTTTTCGTACCTTGTTCAGCTTGTCGTCGGCTGCCCTACCTATCAACAATCGACTTCTTCTATTTATCCTGTGATTATACAAATATGAGTTAACTAACAAACAATAGCTAGAAAGTTCACAATATGTTCATGCAATTTTACACAACAGTTCTGTTACTGTAACTTCAGAATCACTGCATGTAACAGTTATCCAACCTGCTGTCCAACATGCCTGGTTAAAATAACTTGTAACCTTTTTGCCCACAATGCATCTATCAATCTCAATGTTATATGCATTCACGCAGCTTAACAATTTTACTCTGCGTCACTATTTATTCATATCAAATGTCTCCTTATACAACACTCTGATATATACTTAAGGAAACTAtttttgtaacactttttttcGCTTTGTATGTCACCATCAATAACATGTACAAACCACAAACAAACAAACTATAATCCGCCCACAACCATTGCTAGCCAACAAAATCTGCAATAAGTTCAAAGCAATAACTAGTACAAATGTTATATTATTACCCAAGCAATTCCACATTCCATTCACACGATTTTGCAAACACTTGGCGTACTAAGTTTTCTGCACCTGTCCTCCTCAGTGTTGGCCACCAAATTACATACCTTATACTATTTAGTACCAATAAACATTCTGTTCTATCAAAATCATTAAAGATCAATTAACCTATTCATTTATGACGTTAACAACTACTCACATCGCTCACCACCTTGTTAAGTTTCGAAAGTGATGTCATAACATTGTTGTTTTGTTACCTGGGTGTTTCCTACTTTTTCTCTTCTCCAGATGCCCCAACGTTCCACTTTAcaattttgattcaattttaccAAACCCTTCCAGATTTCAAACCGTGACAACTCTGCATGTTGGATTGCTCTTTCGTCACAAATGTATTTTTCCCTACTTTCCCCTTTCCCTAGTTTGCCCCAGCCACTTTCTTGCATGTAGCCACTTGCTTGTTCTGCCTCCAGCCACTttcttattttctcttttggCTTCCGTTTTCTAGTGTTCTGTGTGACTGAAATTTGGCAATAGTCAGTGTGGAGGGAAATCAAAAGACTTTTGTGTTTGACGATGCATTTGTGTTTGACGCTTTGTTTGCGCGGGATTTTGTTGACTGGAGCTGACGCTTCATGACGGGCTCCGTTAGtagcttcattttctttttcccattaCTAATTGAAACACTGTCATTTTTGCCGCTTCCCAAAACTGTTCGACGTGGCTCGTTGTGGTCCTTTCGTCTACTATTGTGAGAGgaccgttcaggagcggtcGGCCTGACGACCGCTCCTGCCCCGTATCCATCGGAGATGGAGAGGCCATGGGAGATAGAGAGAGGGTTGAGAGAGACAGGGCAGTGATTGACAGAAGGTATACGGATGTGAACTTGTGACAGTGAGAATGTGAGATTAGAATTAACTACTCCTAAAGTAATTGACCACCAAAAAAGTTTTAAAACTCTACTTAGGTATAGATTAATGGTTCAAATCCCTTGGAATGCATTCTAAAAATTCAAGCTTAAAAGAATGTGAGATTAGAGTTGGAAACTTATGAGACAAGAGAATTGACTTTCAGTTTAAAATagatttttatttgttttattttttaatttatacgAGTTAAGCAAGTTATAAGGGTCAGCTCAAAAATAACTTAAGAGTGGATTTGTTTGTCTTATAGGTTTGTCAAATTTGATCCCTGATTCTAACGAAACTGCGAGAGTTAAAACCCAAAACTGCTAATTTCATGTTGTGCTTTTAGGTCATGCCATACTCATTTTGAAAACATCACTTATAAGTCTAAACTCTTCGAccttttaaaagagaaaaaatggaaagaaaatccATCGGTCTTGGACTCACGAAgtcaaaattgaaaagaaaaggaacttAACCGACTCGCTCTTCACCGATCTTATGGCCGCAGCGAACCCAGCATAAATCTCAGATCAAGAATCACTCACACACTATATTTACTCCAACTCGGCCATCACAAGCACCAAAACCTGTACATACATGTAAATAGCTCTGCAGATACCATACAACATCAATTCATCAGTTGTAAGGCACTGATTAGTGATGAGTCAGCTGAAGAATTAAAGAATAGAGGATAGTGCCAAAAAAAGAGCATTAAACTAAGCAGCCTTCAAAAGTTTCCACTTTACATTGAAGAGCTGAGCAGAAACAGAAACAGGCCTCCTTTAAAGCGGTATCAAGTACCAAGAAAATCTACCCAAATGATCAGATTCACAATGGGCCTTAACATGCTGCTCCTGCTAGCCATGGTTGCTACCAATATTCTTTCACTTTACCACCTCTCATCCAACCTCCAATCTAAACCCCCTGCTCCAGCCGCAGTACCTGACCACCTCCTCCATCAGCTTCGCACGATACGCGCCACCATTAACCACCTCACGCGCCTCCAGTCTACCGCCACTGAAACAACTTCTAGTGCTAAAAAATCCCGCCCCACCATCCCATCTGACCTCCTGATTTACACTCACATCTCCCCTATTGCTTCTTCTTGCAAGGACTATCCTGAGCTTCTTTATCAGTACATGAATTACATCCCCTTTAGTCTCTGTCCAAGTGATGCGCTTTTAGCTGAGTCTCTTATCCTCCGCGGCTGCCACCCTCTCCCGCGGCGGCGCTGCTTTTCAAGAACCACCAGCACCAACCCCAGTTCACTTCCTACAACCCCTTTTGGCACCATCCCAGAAAACACTGTGATTTGGTCCCAGTATAGTAATTGCAAAAGCTTCACCTGCCTTGCAAGGTTCAACTCTGAAATGGGATTTGACATGAAAGTGGAAAAATCAAGATTTTTGGAGTATAAATCAGATCTGGATCTCCCAATTTCACAGCTTTTGCAGGTTTCAAAGTCAGCAAAAAGTGTTATTAGGCTTGCACTTGATATTGGAGGTGGTACAGGGACATTTGCTGCTCAAATGAGGCTGCAAAATGTGACAGTTATAACCACCACTATGAATCTTGGGGCACCCTATAATGAGGCAGTTGCACTGAGGGGCTTGGTTCCATTGCATGTTCCACTTCAGCAGAGGCTGCCAGTGTTTGATGGAGTGGTGGATCTGGTGAGGTGTGGGCATGCTGTGAATAGGTGGATACCTGTGACTGCAATGGAATTCTTGTTTTTTGATGTTGATAGAGTGTTGAGGGGTGGAGGATACTTTTGGTTGGACCATTTCTTCAGTAAAAAAGTGGATCTTGAGAAGGTTTTTATGCCCTTGATTGGGAAGTTAGTGTACAAGAAGGTGAAATGGGCTGTCGCCAACAAGACTGATTCAAGTGGATTGAAGAATGGGGAGGTTTACTTGACTGCTCTGTTGCAGAAACCAGTCTCAAGATGAGATTTTCATTAGAAGTAActcttgttttcctcaatcaactacATCTCGTTATGATGTTTGTCACTCTTTATTCGATATTCTTGAGCTTGTGATCGTTTAATCTAAACAGATTTGGATATAGTCCTATATGATGTTGGAGAACTAGGCTAATAACTAGTGCTGTGTAATTTGACTAGGAAGTTAGTGAACTTACATGCTTTCCTCCTTAATATAGATCATCAATGCTGTGAAGCCTTCAACTGGAtgatcttcggtgcaatatGCTGGATTATGTTTGTTGTTCATAGATCAAATTGTTCACATAATGATTGAAGATCTAGTGGGATTGATTCATCTCCTGAGGTTCTCATGAACCTAAACGTTGTTCCTCAAGTAGAACTCTTAATTACTATATATACATCATTTCTCTCTGTTTCATTGATAACTTCTTTTATCAACTTCTAGCAtagatttttctttaatctCCAAGACTCAATTCTTCAGAGGagtccttgtttgatatatatTGGACATGTTTAGAAATTCTATTGAGCTTTGCTTTACTTGCTTTCTTCTTCACTTGGAGAGCCATTGATTTCTACTTTCCTACTGGTCTCCATTTTCTTTCATGTCCTAGTGACCAAAATGAAGTATTTAAACCTTTGGGTATGCAACATAATGTCTCTGTAACAGAAGCGAATTGTGAACAGTTTCTTCTGTGTTTTGATAACTTAGGATTCCGTGTTTACGTGACTGGTACATCCAACTGCTACTTTAAGTCTTCGGGAATGCAATTTGAGACCTACATAAGTTATATATTCACCATGCTTATGGAACTAACTCCATAACTTTGTCTAGCAACTATGCTCTCcatttgatggttgtacttTAGATCAAGCTAAACTAGATTAAACATCTTATCTCCTCCTTAGGCCAATATCTGAAACCAAACGTGTTGCATAATACGAGGGTCTAATGAGTTTAATGATACCCAATTATGCTGTATCCTTGCATAATTCTTGTGCTATCAGTGTCAGCTTTTCCATACAAACACAAAATTCAAAGGTGCAAGCGCCTTCCGAAAATCCCAAGGTGATGGCTTTATCTCATGCTAGCAAGGAGAAGTCTACAGAAATCACTACTCGTAGTTTTGTTCAACTTCTACAAAATGtgctttttccatttttaattCGTTCCAAAAAATGGAACAGCTCCTACTATGCTCATGTGAAGATAATTTACCATAACATGTTAACATGTTATAAAGGACAAACTTCTATCTGTAGTATGCTTGAGTTTATCAGTTCGATAAATGGAGAATCAAGCAGTTAAAGTGGCCTCAAACTAATCATGAAAATGAGGATGTACATGAAAAGAGAAGCcctatatctatatatatatatatatatatatatatagatagatAGAAAGATAGATAGAACCAGAGCGTATCAAGTATTTTGGTGTACTAAAGAGTAGTTCAATCAGGTAGTACATGTTCACTTTTCCATCGATCCATAAACTGCTGGTAACAGGCATAGTGAGAACTGTGAATTTCAGGTCTTGTTTTTCCGCTCCTGAACTTTCTGTGTAACCAAATCCCACCTAACTTGGAACTGTTGCTTGATGGTCCTCCAGGATGCTACTACTAGCTGACTAATTACTGGCAGAGACCCCTTGTGAGCTGATGATCAATGCAATCACAAGCTGCTTCTATTCACCATCAAGAAGGATCAAGCTTTTAGCAATTGCTAATTGACCGAAGGGCTTTCAACAGCTGGAAAACAATCCGACAGCTAAAAGCAGTTTAAAAGGCATGATGTTACGGGATAAAAGAGTTCGAGGGGTTGTTGCTTATTAGTTCATTCGAGTTTCTTGTATCATTATGCAATAGTATCATACATTAATTACACCCAATGTATTTGTATTTATTAGTTTTGTAGACTGAAATAGGTTCTTCAAAAATGAATGCTAAGTCCATGACATAATGAACTGAAAGAAGAAACTTCAAAAGCATGATGCTTTTTTCAAGAGATCCATACCCGACCAACCTTATCCTAATTGGACTGAACAAGAGCCAGGCCGTCCTATGGCCATGTTGGTCCGTTTTGGCATCTCAGAGATAGTAACAACGTCAATGATGATACAAACACCATAAAACGGCCCCTGAATTGATGCACCTACAATCCTATCATCCATATATGTCAGACATAGGCACCTAGAATGCATGCATTGATAATGATATTCATTTGGTTTGccataagggataatttcacaaacctcccctgaggtttctgacacttgcactgagACTCCTCcaggttttaaaaatttcacctAGTTCCCCTGGCAGAGTGTTGGGGTCAATTGCTGACATGCAGAGCGCTGAAATGACCAATTTGTCCTCAGAGTTTGGTTTAGATGACTGACATTAACTAAATACACAAATGCATCTTCATATTGGTAATTACATTTAACTAGAATAACAGAAATTTAATGTCTAATTAAGGTGATTAAAAAACCATTACTCCTAGGCGGCAATAGAAGAAACAATTTGGCGCCAATTTCTGATTATGAGTGATGTGACAAGGTTGATTGAACAGATGTATCTTGCTTTGTAGCTACAAACCTCAGAATGCAGATGCCTTTTGGCTAAATGTTAAGAAACGAGACAATGAAGAAGGTAGTGAAATTCAAGTGAAGCTGTCTTCATCTGGTGGAAATAAAGCTTCTTAAAAGCAGAAACTAAGGTACCAATTTCCATTTTCTTGACGCAGTACTGTAATGCAGTGCTGTAATGAATCAGTTTGTTAAAAAATTGCATCTACTGGAGTAGTTTTTTGCTTGATCAGTAGATGTGTCAACTGATGAGACTTGAAATTTCATGCTCGATAGATGTATGCTGATGTTTTCTGGAAATttcatttgtttcttttaaaagtGTGCATGCTATGCATTAGCAAAGTAAACTGTGTTGATATTAATAGTACCAGTATAGCTTGCAACTGGTGCATATCAACTTACTATGCCCTTTTTTCTGGTTCTGTACTGTAATGATGACCCTGTTCTAATGAATCAGTTTGTTATGGAGTAGTTTTTTGCTTGACTGCTAATATACATCATCTCCGGATTCTTGAAGTTTCTGTAATGCTGGTGTATGCTGATCTCTAATGTTTTGAATTCTGATATTTTCTAGAAATTTCATGTGTTTCTATAAAAATTTAAAGGCATGAAGCATGCACTTTTATTTATGAATCAATTTGCATCCAAATCTGAAAATATAGGGTAGGGACTCTTGCTGCTGCATATGACATTGTTGTTCACTGTAATGCAAACAAAATCAGGATTCAAAATGTTGATCCAAGTGGCTATTCATACATTAACTCGTTGTTTGATGTAACTGAAAAGACATTGAACAAAATCCCTGGGAATGTTAACATGATTATGCAGATGAGATGTGAAATTCCTGGAAAAAACAAGTGCCTGATGGATGTTAATGATGACTATTCAGTTAGTGagatgttcaaaatacatcaatctAAACCAGTGATAAACTTGCATGTCTCTGATATGGAAATTATCCCTGCT
Encoded proteins:
- the LOC113783262 gene encoding uncharacterized protein LOC113783262 — its product is MIRFTMGLNMLLLLAMVATNILSLYHLSSNLQSKPPAPAAVPDHLLHQLRTIRATINHLTRLQSTATETTSSAKKSRPTIPSDLLIYTHISPIASSCKDYPELLYQYMNYIPFSLCPSDALLAESLILRGCHPLPRRRCFSRTTSTNPSSLPTTPFGTIPENTVIWSQYSNCKSFTCLARFNSEMGFDMKVEKSRFLEYKSDLDLPISQLLQVSKSAKSVIRLALDIGGGTGTFAAQMRLQNVTVITTTMNLGAPYNEAVALRGLVPLHVPLQQRLPVFDGVVDLVRCGHAVNRWIPVTAMEFLFFDVDRVLRGGGYFWLDHFFSKKVDLEKVFMPLIGKLVYKKVKWAVANKTDSSGLKNGEVYLTALLQKPVSR